The sequence below is a genomic window from Desulfobulbus oligotrophicus.
TTAAACACCCCATCCTGGCGCAGCTCTCTGATGAACCGCCCCACTGCCCGGTCAAGGGCGACAACACTGGCCATCCGCCGCGAGCCGTACCGCTCTGCCGCCTCATCGGTCACCCCATAGGGCTGGTGGGTGCCCACTGTCAGCAGGGTCAGCATCCAGGGAGCCTTCTTGTTGCGTAGTTCACGGATATAGGTACGGGCACCACGGAAAAACACGTCATCAATCGGGCCCCATTCAAAGGCAAAGGGATTGGGCTCGGTGAACCACTCACTGCCATGGACCTGCTGAAACCCGATCACCTCCATAACCTTGTCCTTTGCCATGAACTGCAGTCCGGCAGCCTGGAGATAATGGGTTGACCACCCATTGTCTGCCAGCTGGGCAGGCAGACATTCACCTGCCCGGGCAGGGTCGAGCAACAGTTCAAAGGCCTTTGGGGTATCAAAGGAGAGCTTACTGTAATCGCCGCACAGGATCGAATAAAGACCGCGGATTGTCTGGTGACTGTGCACCGAAAAGTCGGGGATAAGCATGGCCTGGGTCGTATTTTTCGCCAGGTTTTCCATGGTTAACGTATCAGACTCCACTGCCATGGCATGGCGTAATTCGGGATAATAGTAGTTAGAAACCCCTTCAAGCACCACAATGAGCACATTTTTGGCCTGCCCCTTTTCACTGAGCAAAGCCGTACCCATCAGATCAGATCGCTGCAATGTTTCAGGTAAGGTTGCCTCTTCCGAACCTTGGGTCAAATAAAATATCATCGAAGATACAGCATCTTCAGCAAACCACTGCAACCCGTTATACCGGTCGGCCACCGGCTGTTCATCATATCGACCGCCTGCCACGCCCTGGGCAAGAAACAGGCATAAGGCTGCAGCACCGACCAGGATCCCCCCCTTGAGGCGGGAACGCGGCGCAGGCCGTACAGCAACCAAAATCGGTAAAACGACCAGCGCCCCCACAACCCAGGGAGCAGAGAGCTTGAAACCGGCAACACTGGCGCCGACAAAGTCAGCATCTGTCAGATAATGCAGGTCCTGCCAGGTGGGCAACCGCTGCAGCGCTGCAAACAACTCGATGCTTGTCGCCTGAAACACACCCCACAAGATGACCAGCGGGACCCGCAACCAGGCAGGACTGCAGCGGGCAATCGCATACAGCAAAACCCCGACAGCGATGTCGGAAAGCAGACCAATGGGCCGGCTCAGACCGCTTGTTGAAAGACGGAAGAGCGCCGGTAACATACACACCGCTGTCAGAGCGACCGGTGAAAGAAATCGTACGGCTTTTTTTAACGCATTCATCATAGAAAAAGTTGATCATAAAAAAGAGGAAAACATTGAAAAGACAACAGAATAAAACCGTTGCACGAAAGACACAGGTACCATCCGGAGGTGGTTATCGTATCTCACCAATATACTGTATAATTGTAAAATAATATAGATACGGGGAGCAATAAAGCCAGACAAAAGCGAAGAACCATTGTTGTGTCAGGAGACGTTCTCACACATCAGGATATTTTTTTGCAAACGCTTTTTCAGAAAAGATTGTGCCGATCATCAGCAGTTCATCCTCAGCAGAGAGTATCATGCCGGGGTCGGGATTGATATGTAACTCGCCATCATGAAAAACAGCGATCACACTGCAACCCGTGCTCTCACGGATACCGCTGTTCAGAATACTTTTACCGACCAGCTGCGGATGGACCGGACACCGAAAGATATTCAACCCTTCAGTCACCATCAGTACTTTACCGGGTGTCAGGATATTGATGATGGTGTTGACAACGATGGAGGCATGCGACATGACCAGATCAGCGCCGGCAGCATGCAGCCCGGTGATGTTGCGGTCCGGTGTTGCCCGGCTGATGATCTGAATATCCGGCCGCAGATGTCGACAGTAGATGGTGAGATAGATGTTGACATCATCGTTGTGAGTGGTGATGAAGACGGACGGTGCGGATTCAATACCTGCCTTGATCAGGGTCTGATAATCAGCAGCACTGCCGACAATGCAGTTCTCCATATCCTCACAGATACGGGGATTCTTCTCAACCACCCGATGGGCCACCCCCTGTTCCCGCAATGTATCGGCAGCGGCCCGTCCCACCCTGCCCCCGCCGAGAATAAGAATAGGCGCTGAATTCGGGGGTTGCGACTCACCGACAAACGCACCGTAGGCGTCCAGCTGTTCGGTGGTACCAACCAGCACCAGGACTGTACTCGATTCAATTTTGGTCTCAGGATGGGGCAGAGAAAAATATCCCCGACTCCACAACCCGACAATGTTCAGACCAGTGGCCTGCCGCAGGCCGATCTCACGGATAGTGCGACCAACCAGGTGAGTGCGCATGGCCAGGGCCTCGGCAATGACCAGTTCTTCAAAACGACCGATGATGTTGGAATGGGTGCGGGCTCCCAGCGTACGACGGGCCAGTGAATGGCCGAGCATATTCATAAACTGAAAGACATGACTGCATCCGGCCAGTCGGAGAATGGCGACGGAATCGTCCATGTCGGCATTGGCAATAATCGGAACGTGCGGCGAGATCTCCCGGACCGTGTACACGATGCTGGTGTTCTTCATATCATCGTTGAGCACCACCACCATGGCGGCCCGATCGACACGGGCACGGAGATAGGTATCAGCATCATCAAGCTCGCCCACCAGCACACGATATCCCTGATCAACAAGATCAATGGCCTGCTGCACCTCTGTAACGAGAAACACATAACTGTGCCCATACTGTTTCAGGCGTTGTACAAGCGCGATGCCGATGGGATCGAAACAGGTGATGATAACGTGTTTCGTGATCTCCGCAGGTAACTGTCGGGGTATCCGCGATTTCCTCTGCGCCTCAAGCCAGGGGGCATAGAAGTACTTGATAAAGGTAAAAGGCAGCACTATCAAAAACAGGATAATGCCGGACAGCAGCACAACGATCGAAAAACATTTGCCCAAATCACTGTTAAACGTGATATCGCCGAACCCCAGGGTCGACATCACGGTCAGGGCCCAGTAAAGACCGGTAATCGCTGAGTAGTCACGCCCCTCGTGGAGCATGATGACATGAAACAGGTAGCTGTAGATGGACACCAAAACAATCAGGAAAACGGTGAACTTCACCAGCGAGAGGGCGTTGCGGCGGACCACATGGTTCCGGACGAAAAAAAACATAAGCGAAGGGAGAAATTTCATGGCAAAATCATTAGACTAAAAAGAGATTCGCAGAACAGTACATCATGGTTTCCCTGACAACAAGACCTCTCTGCCAATGAATCTCCCGACTCAGAAACAGGTACTCTTCCAAAAATCCTGGTATAGACGTGGTTGCAACAAAAACAGCCGCAGCGAATATCCTGTGCGCAAAACGTTCATCAACCCATCTGAAATCGGACCGGCAACTCTTGCTTTTTACAAAGAGAACTGTATGTTGGCAACAGCTGTTCAACTGTATCGTGACAATGCGCACCGAAACACATCACAGGGATGAACATGCACACTGCTCTCTGCCTGTCACTCCTTTGACATGCACAGCCATGACACGGCAAGATCAATGAAAAACACGCTCCCCAGTCAGGCGGAAAGAGGAGTATTCCTTTCTGTGCTGCAACCGGGTCTGTACAGCATTCGTCTGAAAAATCAGCCGGCACTCCATCAAACCACCCACCCTGGAGGAACATGATCTCCGTCAACACCATTATCTTAATGACCGGCATTCTCCTGCTGCTCGGCATCGGTTCAAGTAAGTTCTCAACCCGAATCGGTATGCCGATGCTCGTTCTCTTCCTGGGCGTCGGTATGCTGGCAGGGTCAGAGGGTATTGGTCGGATTGCCTTTGAAGACTATCATTTTGCCAACATCATCGGCAGTATAGCCCTGGCGGTGATCCTCTTTGATGGTGGTCTGCATACCACACTCCAGGCGGTACAGACATCGTGGCGAGCCGCTCTTCCCCTTGCCACCGTGGGTGTACTGCTGACCTCGGTACTCACCGGTGCTGCTGCAGCCTGGATCCTCGGCATCCCTCTTCTGCACGGTATGCTGCTTGGTTCCATCGTCGGTTCCACAGATGCGGCCGCTGTTTTTTCAACGCTGCGCACCAGCGGACTGCGGCTTTCGCCACGCGTTACCGCGATCCTTGAGGTGGAGAGCGGCTCCAACGACCCCATGGCTATTTTTCTCACTGTTGCTCTTATCAGCCTGATCATGGGCACGGCCAACTCGTTCTCGGAAATGATCCTCTTTTTCATCCTCCAGTTCGGTGTCGGCAGCATAGTGGGTATTGGCGGCGGTTTCGCGGCTGTCTGGCTGGCCAATCGAATCAATCTTGACTATCCCGGTCTTTATCCGATTCTGGTGCTTGCCTGCGGCCTGCTTATCTTTGGAGTGGCTGCTGTTTTTGAGGGCAGCAGCTTTCTTGCCGTTTACCTTGCCGGGATTGTCCTGGCCAACAAGTCCCTGGTGTACCGCAACGGAATCCTTCAGTTTCACGATGCTGCAGCCTGGCTCAGCCAGATCGTGCTGTTTGTTATGCTTGGCCTGCTCAGCTTCCCCAGCCGCCTGACAACGGTTGCCCTGGATGGGCTGATCGTGGCCCTGGTGCTCATCTTCATCGCCAGACCGGTGGCAGTGTGGCTTTCTATTTTTCCCCTGCGTCTCAATCTCCGGGAACTCACCTTTCTCTCCTGGGTCGGTCTTAAAGGCGCTGTCCCGGTCACCCTGGCCACCTTTCCCCTCCTCGCGGGGGTACCGCACAGCCAGCTGATCTTCAACGTTGTGTTTTTTGTAGTGTTGATCTCCGCCATTACCCAGGGATGGTCGCTGGCTCCGGTTGCCCGCTGGCTCCGTCTGGGCATACCAGCGGACACCACCCCGCCGATCACTATGGAAATCAACGCGCTGCGCCATGTGGACGGTGAAATTGTCGAGTACCGGGTTGCGGCCAATTCACTGGTTGCCGACAAAACTCTCCGTGACCTCGCCCTTCCCTACGACATGACCGTCACCCTGGTGGTTCGGGATGATGAGGTGATCATGCCGCGGGGCAGCACAGTGCTTAAACCGGGTGATAAGGTGTTCGTGGCCATGCGTAAAAAAATCAAACCGCTCCTGGATTGCCTGTTTGATACCTGTGCAGAACCGTTGATCCTGCATCCCGGCGAACGTATCATCTTTCGTGCCGACCACACTGTCCGTCAACTCTGCACCCTCTTCTCCCTCGGCTGTCAGCAGGAAGTGCAGGATACCCTGGGTTCGCTGATCAAAGACACGCAGCTCAGTGCTCCGTACCGGCTCGGCCCCTTTCTCGTCACCCCCGGAACAGATGCCAAACTCGTCACCCTGGTGTATTCTCCACTTGAAATCAGCACGTTAAACATCAGTAATCAACCGATACCTCAAATCACGCCGGAAACTGATCAGGCGCACAATCTATCATGAGGCAGGTCTACAGCCGAAATTTACCCGGCAACCGGCCCCTTGTCGGCTTGATTTGACAGGAGCATGTCATGCGTAATTTTCAGAATATCCTCTATGTCAGCACCGGCCTGAGCGATGAAACCGAAGGTCTTAAGCATGCCCTGGCCCTGGCCCATACCAACGATCTTCCACTGACCTTTTTCCTGACGTTCCCGAGACTGGGCACAGCTGAGCAGGCGTATCAGGAAAAATTTCAGGCGTTTCTCGTCCAGCAGGCAGAGACCGCCCTTGAAAATGCCCGGGCAGCTCTCCAGCTGGCCGACAATGTCCCTCTTGTTCGCCTGGTTGTTGAAGACGATCAAAAATCACCGATCAGCAGCATTGTCCGTCGTGTGCAGCAGCATGAGCATGACCTGCTGATTAAAGAGGCCGAGCCACAGGAAGAGCCCGGCTTCAAGACCATGGACATGACACTGCTGCGACAGTGTCCCTGCTCTATCTGGCTGGCTCATCCGATCACCCGGTCTCACCGGGATATCCGGGTGGCAGCGGCGGTCAATCCGGAAAACCGCGATCAGCTCCACCGCGATCTGTCACTGTGGATACTGGAGATCAGCCGGACCCTGGCCGGTTACTGCAACGGCCGGCTGGATATCTGTTCCTGCTGGGATTTTGAATTTGAACGATACCTGCGGGGCAGCAGCCTGGCCGACATGCCGGATCGCAACATCCTCGGCGCTGTTGACTATGCAGAGGCTGCACATTTTGCCGAACTCAACGACCTCATCCATGAGGCAGGTATTGATGAGCCCTTTCATGTTCACCGATTAAAAGGCCGGCCGGAAGACCGGATCCCCGCCTTTGTCCGCGGCAGAGGCATTGATATCCTGGTCATGGGCTCCATGTCCAGAACCGGTATTGCCGGATTTTTCATAGGCAATACGGCTGAAGACATCATCAACCAGCTCAACTGCACCCTGGTGGCCCTCAAGCCGGTCACACTCATCGAGTCGGCCGGTATTTAAGCCACAGGTACACCGGCTCTGTGCCCTGAACCACGGCCATGGACAGTCTTCCTGTCCATGGCCATCGGTTGCAGCGCAGCGGTTCAATCAGCGAATAAAATTCATCGCTATCTTGTTTTCACGTTCCGGCGGGGGGACAGCTCCCTTACCGTGTTCAATCAGGCGTAACAGCCAGGCCATATTCTTGGCAAGGACCCGCATAATCTGCCGACCTTCCTCATCTTTCATCACCTCGCCCGGCCGCGTCCCGTGAACAACGTTCCAGTAGTTGGACGTCGGTATCAGCATCTCGGCATAACAGAGAAAATTGTTCAGCTGATTAAAGGCGGGTAAGCCGCCGGAACGGCGAACAGCCACCACCGATGCACCCACCTTATGCCGCAGCATACTGTCATTGGCACCGGTTACATAAAACGCCCGGTCAAGAAAGGACTTCATGGTCCCGGCCACAGCCGAATAGTGCACCGGTGTTCCCAGCAGGATACCGTCCGCCCCCTTCATCAGCTGAATCCACTCATTAACCGGATCGTCGGTCTGGATACACTGTTCATTCTTCATCTTAAAGCACTGGCCGCAGGCAAGGCAGCCCCGAACCGGCTTGTTGCCGACATGAACGATCTCTGTGGCAATGTTCTGCTTTTCCAGCTCCTCTGTGACCATGGACAACGCATGCCAAGTGTTGCCCTTTGCATTCGGGCTACCGTTGAAGGCGACAATTTTCATGTGGACTCTCCTTGACTAATCATGATGCATTTCTTTTCTTTTCCCAGTAAAGTGACTACCTTGTACCATACTTTACTCCACGTGAACAATGTACTTTTCCAAACAGGGGGTAACTTGGCATGGCAGCATCACCTCAATCAGCATCAGCGCAATCCGCTTTTAACGGTTTAACCCCGGAGCGCATCCTACAGACGGTTGAAACCAGTCTCAACACCACCTGTACCAACCTCTGTCGCCCATACAACAGTTATATCAACCGCGTGTATGAGATAGAAACCAGTGATGGCGTCGGCCTGGTGGTCAAATTTTATCGTCCCGGCCGATGGTCGCAGCAGGCAGTCCAGGAGGAGCATGATTTTCTGTTGGAACTGGCAGCCGAAGAGATCCCTGTGATCGCACCGTGTGCCTTGCGTCAGGGCGGCACCCTCGGTGTTGATGACAACCTCCTGTATGCCGTGTTTCCACGCAAAGGCGGCAGAGGTGTTGACGAGCTCAATGAGGAACAGTGGTTAGCCATTGGTCGTCTGCTCGGTCGTGTCCATATGGTGGGAGCACGGTCGACGGCCCAGCATCGCAACCGGATGCACCCTGCCGTGACCACCGCGGCCCAGGTGGACTATATCCTCGCCAGCGGGCTCATTCCCAAGGATCTTAAGCAGGCCTATCAACACATAAGTCAGCAGATCATCGCTGTGATTGAGCCGCTTTTTGCCGATCAGGCCTATAGCCGCATCCATGGTGACTGCCACCGTGGCAACCTGATTGATCGCCCCGGGGAATCGCTCTATCTGATAGATTTCGACGACATGGTCCTCGGTCCACCGGTGCAGGATATCTGGATGCTGCTCCCCGGCCCTCTTGAGGAAGGTACCGTTGAAATCGACCTGTTCATTGAAGGATACGAGACCTTCCGCCCCTTTGATCGCTCCAGCCTTCGTCTGATAGAACCGTTACGAGCCATGCGATTTATCCATTATACCGCCTGGTGTGCCCTGCAGGTGGTTGAGGATGGGAAGACCTGCGTGTATCCTGACTTTGGATCCCGTCAATACTGGGAGGATGAAATTGCAGACCTGCACGATCAGTGGGAGCGCATCAGGTCTGCCATACACGCCCCTGACAACCGGCTTGAGCATGCCTGGTGAAGCAGTGCATCCGCTTTCCGGCGTGATGGAACTGCTCAAATAAGAATCAGGCTCGTTTTGTCGCCCACAGGGTACAGGCTAAAAAATACTTCCACAGATCCCCGATTCCCTGTATAGTTGCCGGCGGATGGAAGCATTTCAAAGTCCAACCTGGCGGGTTGTGCAGAAGTACAGCTGTACGATTGTCACTTGCCAAGGAACACAAAAGTATTTTCGGAGGTTTTTCATGAAACGGATATGCAGGCTTGCAGTTTTCGCAATCGCCGCCCTTGCTCTGGCCGGATGCGGTGCTGCCACTATTGCCCCAAACTATCACTCCACTGATCCTGAGCTCATGCGCGTCGGTGGTGATATGCCTGGTCAGAAAGAACCAGAAATCATCAACATGGGTTCCTACTGTCTCAAAGTGGTTGATACGTGGAAAAGTGAAGGCCAAACACCGGACGGACAACCGATCTGGACAAAAGACAGCTTTCGTAACGTTGTCCCCTGCCGTTAACCATCTCATCTGTCCGGCGTCCGAATCTTCGGGCGCCGGAACACTGCCATACCTCCTCTCTCCCTCTCCCACCCCACACAACGCGTCTTCCCGGCACACAGTATCTGCTGAGGGTACAGCCGCCTTCCGACAACCTGTACGCTGCACACTGTATTGCGATTGGTGCCCGACCATACATTGATACAAGCAGATGGCCCGGTGTTGTCAATAAAAGGTATTTTGTAGCCGTTATGACGGAAAATACGTAGAAAAAGGGATTTTTTTAAGTATGATATGTATAAACCCTTTTCCTTTACCGTGCCGTGGCTGCCGATCCTACTTCAGAACTCATCCAGCACCTTCGTCGCCCCGACTTAAGCATACTGGGCAATGCCATCCGTTCTCTGCCGCCTGCTCAATGGCAAACCCGTATGTTTTTTATGGGAGTGGCGGACAAAGAACTCAAACACCACACCAACGAATCCTTTCCCAGAACACTGCGTAAAACGCAGAACACCCATCCGGTGTTTGTCCTCCGGCAGGGCACCACCGGCCACCAGCTCTGCCCCTGTTCTTCAAAAGGAAATCTGCGAAAACACCGTTACATCACCAAAGGTTGTCAGCTCGACATGACCTCGCAGGTTATGGACAGGAACTCCTTTTTGATCGAACAGTACGTGTTCATCCTTCCTCTGGATCACTGCTTCCAAAAACGTCCCTTCTTTTTTGGACGCGTTCCAGACTGCTGTATCCGTGATCAGCGGGATATGTGGACATGACGCAATCGACATCATCCCTGCTCGACAGCTTTCATCAGTGGCTGGCCTCATTACAGACAACCACTTCAATCATAAGGTTTGTCACAGCTGAATATCGCAAACCGAGCAACAGCAATCTATTCAGCGGGTATGAGGTGGAAGATCTCCATCAGGAGTTTCTCCTCTTCATCCTCGACACCTTTCTGACACCCGCAAAGCTGACCGCCGAAACAGTTCCTCTGCTTCGTACAGCCCAGTATCCACGCATCATTCAACTGGCCTGGAACAAGTTCCTCTGGCAGTGTCGGGAAACCGCCCGCAGTAAACGACATAACCCGCGCGGTTACCTGTATCGGCGGCTGCGGGAGACCATCCAACAGGCTAAAAAACGTTTTACTGTTTCCCGTTCTCAACAGGGCTACCCGCTCTACATCCCTGCGGGACACGCTGTTCAACAGGCACATCCCTTTTGTCTCCCTGACAACGAACAGATCAACGGGTATGGACTCTGGCCTGCACCTCCGCCGGCAGAAGGGAAGATTCCGGAAAAGTATCTGTTTGAGCGTGACTGGCTCCTGGATACTGCCGACTTTTTCTGGCTGCTGGTCGTACAGCGTACAGCCGGCCCCCTCACCGTTCCCATCCGGGAACTCAGCCGCTATATCGCTGACCATCACCCCTGGCTGAACATACCGCAGCGCTATGAAAAAGAGGGTTCAGACATTACACAACACCTCCGCGCACAAGAACGGTCACCGGAAAAACAGCTGCTGTACAACAGTGCCCTGCACTCTGTCGCCCAGCTGGCAAAACAACTCGTTGCCACCTGGCCCATTGAGCAGCAACAGGTTTTTGCACTGCGGTTTGCCGACCCGCCGGTAACGGGGAAAGCCATTACCCGCAATCTCGGCTTTACCAGTCAGAGCCGGGCCTATGGACTGGAACAAAAGGCTAAAGAGTCGATCACACAGTTTACACGCAGCTGGCCGGGTATTCCACTTTCTGAGCTGCCCGAGGAGGTGGCAGTGATCTTTATCGAAGAAATAAAACGACTGTGCAAAAAAAGCCTCTCCTGACCGTAATAACAGGTACAAACCTTTTTTATATTCTGTCTACACACCATGGAAATATACTCTTCCGACCTCATCGATCATCCAGCCTGGCAACAGGCATGGCGGCTTCGGTGCTGCCCGCCTGACCACCTGCTGACCCAGCCGCCCAATGCCCTGCTCACCGAACATCTCAACATCTGTCCCTGGTGTCAGGAAAACCTGACCATGCCCCCCTGGCCAACACCTGCACCTGAGGAACTGATCATTAAAAGGGCCAAACCATCTCCCGGGCAACTCTATACCCTTGATCCTCAGCTGGCCGGCTGGGGACCCAAGGCACGCTACTACAACCCGCCGGTGGTACTTATCCTGGCCTGCCCGGATGAGCACTCGGTCCTTGTCAGTCAGACCTATGGCGACCCGGCCATGGCCGGGCCCGGGGATATTGAACTGGGATCCACATTCACCGGTTTTGCTCAACCCTGGAACTGCTACACCCTGCAGCAGACGGACCTGGATCTCTGCCTCGGCACTGTTGACAAACAGGTTGCCCCCCATGTGCAGCACCAACACAAAGCCCCCTGGTTTGATCCCAAGCCGGGATCTCTTCTGTGGTTTTTTCGCCATATGGAGGTCGAAACCGGCTATTTTTTCAGTAGCCGGGCAGTCAGCGAATTGATCACTGCACATGACAACAGGCTGCTTACAGGTATAACCAGCATAAATAAAAAACGTATGCTCGAAGATTTACACGGCCTGCCGGTTCGGCTTCCATCTTCTGCTACTGCCACAACCTCCCCGCTTGAGCTGCTTTTCCGGGCAGAGTCGGACCTGCAACAGCTCCCCTTGGCTGCAGCAGACACAAAAACCCAACCCGCTCTTATCTTTACTGTTAAGAACAATCAGCTCACCACAGCACACACCGCAGACATTGTGCTATCAGGAACTGACTATGCTAACGGCCTGCTGACCATCACCGGCACAATTGCCTCCCTGCCGCCCGGCAACCATGCCTGGCTCTTTCGCTGGCATGTTGATGGTCAACTCATCGAACCCGCGGCTGAACATACCGGATACGATAACCAGCTGTTCTGGGTCACCTTCATGCTTACACCGGCACAGACCCGGCCTCCGGCCCGTCTGGTTGTTCGTCTCCTTTGCGAGCCGTCCGGATGAACGGTTCAACACACCATTGGTCCGAACTCGTAGTCCTTCTGCGCAGCAGCAGTCTTGTCAGTAGCCGACGTCTGTATCGCCCCTGCCCGATACCTCTGCCACCAGAATCCATGCTTAACAGTCTGTACGAGCTGGCCGAGCACCAGGGGCTTCTTCCTCTTTTTAAACGCCATCTGCTCACCAGTCTGGTCCTGCCGGCCACGTCACCGTCACACAACAATCAGCTGGCCTCTATCCTTGCCGACACCTTTCCCGATTATCCAATGGATAGTCTTTTGCAGGCAAACTGGTGCTGTGTCCCCATCCTCACCTGTCAACAGACGAGCGGCTCGGTTGTCTGGTTGCTCCTGGGTCGCCTTCCCGGTACGGCAACAGTCACCTTTCATGGCCATCCACAACCTGCAATCAGCAGCAGTGAAGCTGCATCTGCGGCACGGTCGGCTGTTCAACGGTTTGTACACTCAGCACAGTACGAGTTTCTCGGCCTTTTTCTCCAGCATCCGGATGACCCGCCGATCACCGGTGGTTCACTCGGCCTGCCCCTGGCTCTGGGCATGCTGCTTCTTGACCGGCACAAACAGTGGCCACCAGGTGTTTTTGCCAGTGGCGGTATCACCGCAGATGGCAGTATACAGCCTGTTACCGGTGAAGAATGCAAGTACGAGGCCGTGGTCACAGACCTCAACCTGTTGCTCTACCCGGAGACCGGCTTGCCGGCAGCTTTCCCGGAGGATACCAGGGTGGTGCGCTGCAGAACCCTGGCCGATGCAATCCTTGCCCTTGATCTTCTTGCAGTTGACACTGACCCCCAACAGATTGCCCACTACCGTACCTGTCTGTCACGTCCTGAACTCTTTTTAAAGGAGTTTGCCACCCTGCCAATCACGTTACTTGCTCTTCCAGAAGGTCGTCGGCTCCTTACCCGCATACAAAACAAACGAAAACACCTCTTCCCAGAGCTGACCAGCTGCCTGAACGCCTGCCAGAACGCCCCGGAACGGGCAAAAACAATCGCCCGACTTCTGAGCCCGGATGATGTGGCCCTGCTGAGCCAACAGGGAGACGATGCAGCGGTTACTGCCCTTGACTGGTGTATTGCCTGCATTGCCATAACCAACCGCCGCGGCCTGGTAACTGAAAGTACCGGTTGGATCAACCTGGCCCGCAATATAGGTAGACAGCTTTCCACCAAAAAGAAGGCTGACTACACCAACCACCTGTTTGTCACCACCCGGTTCAACTGTTATTGGTTTGCTCCCGACCCACCGGCAGAATTTTCCCGTTATCTGCAGACGGAAGAGCAGATCTATCAGCTCGATCAGTGCGACAACCGTCGCCTTGGCGCTATGTACGGCACCCTGGCACAGAACTACGGATTCTGCGGACCACAGTACAGAAAAGAGTTTATCGACTGTATCTCCAAGACGGAACAAACCTTTGGCCGATCGTATCACCACCAGAAAATGCGGCTTTTTGCCTATCAGATCTACAGCCTTTTAGACTGTTCCCAACTCCAGGAGGCAACAACACTGCTCCACCACTACCTGCAACTGCCCGAAAAGAGCACACCTGGGCAATGGATAGATCGGGCAGTCACACTCAACAACACCCCCACAGAACACACTGCCTTTCAGATCGCGGTTGTCTGTCGTCTACTGGTAGAACTCGCCAACACTGACCAGCTGTTGATCCAGCCTTCTCGGGTCGATCAACTGGCCGCTCTTCTGCCCGCACACCTTATTCACCCCTGGCAGCTGATCGCCTATAATCTTGGCCGACTTGCCCTGATAACCAAACAGCAACAGCGGGCAACTTTCCTGTTTCAGCGTTCTGTCATGGCCTGCACAACAGCAAAGGG
It includes:
- a CDS encoding flavodoxin family protein translates to MKIVAFNGSPNAKGNTWHALSMVTEELEKQNIATEIVHVGNKPVRGCLACGQCFKMKNEQCIQTDDPVNEWIQLMKGADGILLGTPVHYSAVAGTMKSFLDRAFYVTGANDSMLRHKVGASVVAVRRSGGLPAFNQLNNFLCYAEMLIPTSNYWNVVHGTRPGEVMKDEEGRQIMRVLAKNMAWLLRLIEHGKGAVPPPERENKIAMNFIR
- a CDS encoding serine/threonine protein kinase, with product MAASPQSASAQSAFNGLTPERILQTVETSLNTTCTNLCRPYNSYINRVYEIETSDGVGLVVKFYRPGRWSQQAVQEEHDFLLELAAEEIPVIAPCALRQGGTLGVDDNLLYAVFPRKGGRGVDELNEEQWLAIGRLLGRVHMVGARSTAQHRNRMHPAVTTAAQVDYILASGLIPKDLKQAYQHISQQIIAVIEPLFADQAYSRIHGDCHRGNLIDRPGESLYLIDFDDMVLGPPVQDIWMLLPGPLEEGTVEIDLFIEGYETFRPFDRSSLRLIEPLRAMRFIHYTAWCALQVVEDGKTCVYPDFGSRQYWEDEIADLHDQWERIRSAIHAPDNRLEHAW